A window of the Gemmatirosa kalamazoonensis genome harbors these coding sequences:
- a CDS encoding zinc-ribbon domain-containing protein: protein MNVTCPDCQSVFRVDPTKVPVGGVRARCSVCGGVIAVGVTRATPPRPAAAIAEQTAPRVPQTAVSEPHAADAQQAPVQPPSAAPAPAEAPRRAPTPAAPTPAVPTPAAPRPAVEPPAAPRDTLWRSPDAVPAARFGAGAPSATPVAPREHDQPRVQRTPTPTASIPATPSPSPAASAGPAIRRPVNPYLSTDPGQKARRLARALVSDLVAYHPQRREEGLRTGALKQLFREEIKKSYEEYVEQVGTELAESTPYFRDALNDVLAGGRKVF from the coding sequence GTGAACGTCACGTGTCCGGACTGCCAGAGCGTCTTCAGGGTCGATCCGACGAAGGTGCCCGTCGGGGGCGTGCGCGCGCGGTGCTCGGTCTGCGGCGGGGTGATCGCGGTCGGCGTGACGCGTGCGACGCCGCCGCGGCCGGCAGCAGCCATCGCCGAGCAGACCGCGCCGCGCGTCCCGCAGACGGCAGTCTCCGAGCCGCACGCCGCGGACGCCCAGCAGGCGCCAGTTCAGCCGCCGAGCGCAGCGCCGGCTCCCGCCGAGGCCCCGCGCCGGGCCCCGACGCCGGCGGCACCGACGCCCGCGGTCCCGACGCCGGCCGCCCCGCGGCCGGCCGTCGAGCCACCGGCTGCACCGCGCGACACGCTCTGGCGGTCGCCGGATGCCGTCCCGGCCGCGCGCTTCGGCGCCGGCGCGCCGTCGGCCACCCCAGTGGCGCCGCGCGAGCACGATCAACCGCGGGTGCAGCGCACCCCGACGCCGACCGCGAGCATTCCCGCCACGCCGTCGCCTTCGCCGGCAGCCTCGGCCGGCCCGGCGATCCGCCGCCCGGTCAACCCGTACCTGTCCACGGACCCCGGGCAGAAGGCCCGGCGGCTCGCGCGCGCGCTCGTCTCCGACCTGGTCGCGTACCACCCGCAGCGCCGGGAAGAGGGGCTCCGCACCGGCGCGCTGAAGCAGCTCTTCCGCGAGGAGATCAAGAAGAGCTACGAGGAGTACGTGGAGCAGGTGGGCACCGAGCTCGCGGAGTCGACGCCGTACTTCCGCGACGCGCTCAACGACGTCCTCGCCGGGGGCCGGAAGGTCTTCTAG
- the prfB gene encoding peptide chain release factor 2 (programmed frameshift) has product MIDNERGRQLEQQSERVSELRRYLDVDSRRERLERLDAQMSEPGFWDNQERAQDVVKQVRDLRGWLEPYDALAKRVEGAVELRDLLAMEPDADMAAELGREIDGIDEELAAFELRSLMQGADDFRDAQLEISAGAGGTEAQDWAQMLMRMYTRWAERKGFEVEVLDLSEGEEAGIKGAVLEIRGQYAFGFLRAETGVHRLVRISPFDANARRHTSFASVFVYPVVNEEINIEIRDEDIKMDVFRASGAGGQHVNKTSSAVRLTHIPSGVVVASQQERSQFKNKATAMKMLKNKLYNIELEKQLAAKAALDSTKSDVSFGNQARSYVFQPYTMVNDHRTELKIPDVQKVMDGGIDPFIEAYLKEFGAGAGAARSS; this is encoded by the exons ATGATCGACAACGAGCGTGGTCGGCAGCTCGAGCAGCAGTCGGAGCGGGTCTCCGAACTGCGGAGGTATCTT GACGTCGACAGCCGACGTGAACGCCTGGAACGGCTCGACGCGCAGATGAGTGAGCCCGGCTTCTGGGACAACCAGGAGCGGGCGCAGGACGTCGTGAAGCAGGTGCGCGACCTGCGCGGCTGGCTGGAGCCCTACGACGCGCTCGCGAAGCGCGTGGAGGGCGCGGTGGAGCTGCGCGACCTGCTGGCGATGGAGCCCGACGCCGACATGGCGGCGGAGCTCGGTCGCGAGATCGACGGGATCGACGAGGAGCTCGCCGCGTTCGAGCTGCGCTCGCTGATGCAGGGCGCCGACGACTTCCGCGACGCGCAGCTGGAGATCAGCGCCGGCGCCGGCGGCACCGAGGCCCAGGACTGGGCGCAGATGCTCATGCGCATGTACACGCGGTGGGCCGAGCGGAAGGGCTTCGAGGTCGAGGTGCTCGACCTCTCCGAAGGCGAGGAGGCGGGGATCAAGGGCGCCGTGCTCGAGATCCGCGGCCAGTACGCGTTCGGGTTCCTGCGTGCCGAGACGGGCGTGCATCGGCTCGTCCGCATCTCGCCGTTCGACGCGAACGCGCGGCGCCACACGAGCTTCGCGTCGGTGTTCGTCTATCCCGTCGTGAACGAGGAGATCAACATCGAGATCCGCGACGAGGACATCAAGATGGACGTGTTCCGCGCGTCCGGCGCGGGCGGTCAGCACGTCAACAAGACCAGCTCCGCGGTGCGCCTAACGCACATCCCGAGCGGCGTCGTCGTCGCGTCGCAGCAGGAGCGGTCGCAGTTCAAGAACAAGGCGACCGCGATGAAGATGCTCAAGAACAAGCTGTACAACATCGAGCTGGAGAAGCAGCTCGCGGCGAAGGCGGCGCTCGACTCCACGAAGAGCGACGTGAGCTTCGGCAACCAGGCGCGCAGCTACGTCTTCCAGCCGTACACGATGGTGAACGACCACCGCACGGAGCTGAAGATCCCGGACGTGCAGAAGGTGATGGACGGCGGCATCGACCCGTTCATCGAGGCCTACCTGAAGGAGTTCGGCGCCGGCGCCGGCGCCGCGAGGTCGTCGTGA
- the lysS gene encoding lysine--tRNA ligase, translated as MSVDESVERPNGPEEGGEELSQLLRARREKLAALQERGIEPFAYSFERTHTSADAITAFEALERGGAADGAAVEGPTARLAGRLTAWRSQGKTAFAHLGDADGRVQLYFRRDVLGDDAFAMLQQLVDIGDVVGVEGPMFRTRAGEATLRAERVQLLAKSLRPLPFAKEQIVDGQVVRYSGFKDPEQRYRQRYADLAVHPEVRRTFVARARMIAAIRQYLDGLGYLEVETPVLQPLYGGAAARPFTTHHNALDMPLFLRIADELYLKRLIVGGFDRVYEIGHDFRNEGIDRTHNPEFTMLEFYEAYADYGVMMDRVERLIAAAAAAVRAVPGFAERVPELVPPFPRIQWVAALNEAFKGDVMALDDEALRNAAKRIGVERVETLSRPKVLDEMFQALVERHIDRPTFVLDYPVELSPLAKPKRGNPALTERFELFAGGRELANAFSELNDPIDQRRRFEAQARLKAAGDEEAVGVDEDYLRAMEYGMPPTGGVGIGVDRLFMYLTDTAHIRDAILFPLMRPE; from the coding sequence GTGAGCGTGGACGAATCGGTGGAGCGGCCGAACGGACCCGAGGAAGGGGGCGAGGAGCTGAGCCAGCTCCTCCGCGCCCGGCGCGAGAAGCTCGCCGCGCTGCAGGAGCGCGGGATCGAGCCGTTCGCGTACTCGTTCGAGCGGACGCACACGTCGGCGGACGCCATCACCGCATTCGAGGCGCTGGAGCGCGGCGGCGCGGCGGACGGCGCGGCGGTCGAGGGGCCCACGGCCCGACTGGCCGGCCGCCTAACGGCGTGGCGCTCGCAGGGCAAGACGGCGTTCGCGCACCTCGGCGACGCCGACGGACGCGTGCAGCTCTACTTCCGCCGCGACGTGCTCGGGGACGACGCGTTCGCCATGCTGCAGCAGCTCGTGGACATCGGCGACGTCGTCGGCGTCGAGGGCCCGATGTTCCGCACGCGCGCCGGCGAGGCGACGCTGCGCGCCGAGCGCGTGCAGCTGCTCGCGAAGTCGCTGCGCCCGCTGCCGTTCGCGAAGGAGCAGATCGTCGACGGACAGGTCGTGCGCTACTCGGGCTTCAAGGACCCCGAGCAGCGCTATCGCCAGCGCTACGCGGACCTCGCGGTGCACCCCGAGGTCCGCCGCACGTTCGTGGCGCGCGCGCGGATGATCGCCGCGATCCGCCAGTACCTCGACGGGCTGGGCTACCTCGAGGTGGAGACGCCGGTGCTGCAGCCGCTGTACGGCGGCGCGGCAGCGCGGCCGTTCACGACGCACCACAACGCGCTCGACATGCCGCTGTTCCTGCGCATCGCCGACGAGCTGTATCTCAAGCGGCTGATCGTGGGCGGCTTCGACCGCGTGTACGAGATCGGGCACGACTTCCGGAACGAGGGGATCGACCGCACGCACAACCCCGAGTTCACGATGCTCGAGTTCTACGAGGCATACGCGGACTACGGCGTGATGATGGACCGCGTGGAGCGGCTCATCGCCGCGGCGGCGGCCGCCGTGCGCGCGGTGCCGGGTTTCGCGGAGCGCGTGCCGGAGCTGGTGCCCCCATTCCCGCGCATCCAGTGGGTGGCGGCGCTCAACGAGGCGTTCAAGGGCGACGTGATGGCGCTCGACGACGAGGCGCTCCGGAACGCGGCGAAGCGCATCGGGGTTGAAAGGGTGGAGACGCTGAGCCGCCCGAAGGTGCTCGACGAGATGTTCCAGGCGCTCGTCGAGCGTCACATCGATCGACCGACGTTCGTGCTCGACTATCCGGTGGAGCTCTCGCCGCTCGCGAAGCCGAAGCGCGGCAACCCCGCGCTGACGGAGCGGTTCGAGCTGTTCGCCGGCGGGCGCGAGCTGGCCAACGCCTTCAGTGAGCTGAACGACCCGATCGACCAGCGCCGGCGCTTCGAGGCGCAAGCGCGGCTCAAGGCGGCGGGTGACGAGGAGGCGGTGGGGGTGGACGAGGATTACCTGCGCGCCATGGAGTACGGCATGCCGCCGACCGGCGGCGTCGGCATCGGCGTCGACCGGTTGTTCATGTACCTCACGGACACGGCGCACATCCGCGACGCGATCCTGTTCCCGCTCATGCGGCCGGAGTGA
- a CDS encoding ABC transporter permease has translation MTTTTAPVPVKTPRPPRPSRVRLTRLELAIAWRYLRSRRGSRLLSLISIIAIGGVVVGVSALILIMGVMNGLQRDLRDKILVGSPDIRVMTYGDNLMMDNWRPTLDRVRRFSGITAAAPVVLTQGLVRKEGALFTTGAQVVGIDPAGPGVPDVTEIRRHAILGDFRFSSSDKQHRGVVLGKKLSEQLNAWPGERIVVVTSAGGALNPVTGMPTPVFEQFEVTGIFETGMYEYDNTYMYVALDKAQRLAGLGQSVTAIEARTTDRWQATHTATALQDSLGFPYLVRDWQEQNASLFSALKLEKLGMSFILLLIVIVAAFNIVSTLTMVVTDKTREIGILKAMGLPARSVRRIFFLQGLVIGVAGTGAGVLLGLGASVALGTYKFIKLDPAVYFIDHLPVATQASDVLLTVAASVLIAAVATLYPATQAARLYPIEAIRHE, from the coding sequence GTGACGACGACGACCGCGCCCGTCCCGGTGAAGACTCCGCGCCCGCCGCGGCCCAGCCGCGTGCGCCTAACGCGGCTGGAGCTCGCGATCGCGTGGCGCTACCTGCGCAGCCGGCGCGGGTCGCGGCTGCTGTCGCTCATCAGCATCATCGCGATCGGGGGCGTGGTGGTCGGCGTGAGCGCGCTCATTCTCATCATGGGCGTGATGAACGGGCTGCAGCGGGATCTGCGCGACAAGATCCTCGTCGGCAGCCCGGACATCCGGGTGATGACGTACGGCGACAACCTGATGATGGACAACTGGCGCCCGACGCTCGACCGCGTGCGCCGGTTCTCGGGCATCACCGCCGCCGCGCCGGTCGTCCTCACGCAGGGGCTCGTGCGCAAGGAAGGCGCGCTGTTCACGACGGGCGCGCAGGTCGTCGGCATCGACCCGGCGGGGCCGGGCGTGCCGGACGTGACGGAGATCCGCCGCCACGCGATCCTCGGCGACTTCCGGTTCTCCAGCTCCGACAAGCAGCACCGCGGCGTCGTGCTCGGGAAGAAGCTCTCCGAGCAGCTGAACGCGTGGCCGGGCGAGCGCATCGTCGTCGTGACGTCGGCGGGCGGCGCGCTGAACCCGGTGACGGGGATGCCGACGCCGGTGTTCGAGCAGTTCGAAGTGACGGGCATCTTCGAGACCGGCATGTACGAGTACGACAACACGTACATGTACGTCGCGCTCGACAAGGCGCAGCGGCTCGCGGGGCTGGGCCAGAGCGTGACGGCGATCGAGGCGCGCACGACGGACCGGTGGCAGGCGACGCACACGGCGACGGCGCTGCAGGACTCGCTCGGCTTCCCCTATCTCGTGCGCGACTGGCAGGAGCAGAACGCATCGCTTTTCAGCGCGCTCAAGCTCGAGAAGCTGGGGATGAGCTTCATCCTGCTGCTCATCGTCATCGTGGCGGCGTTCAACATCGTGAGCACGCTGACGATGGTGGTGACGGACAAGACGCGCGAGATCGGCATCCTGAAGGCGATGGGACTGCCGGCGCGCTCGGTGCGTCGCATCTTCTTCCTGCAGGGGCTCGTGATCGGCGTCGCGGGCACCGGCGCCGGCGTGCTGCTCGGCCTCGGGGCGTCGGTCGCGCTCGGGACGTACAAGTTCATCAAGCTCGACCCGGCGGTGTACTTCATCGACCATCTGCCGGTCGCGACGCAGGCGTCCGACGTGCTGCTCACCGTGGCGGCGAGCGTCCTCATCGCCGCCGTGGCGACGTTATACCCGGCGACGCAGGCGGCGCGGCTGTACCCGATCGAGGCGATCCGCCATGAATGA